DNA sequence from the Candidatus Saccharibacteria bacterium oral taxon 488 genome:
CAGTCATATTTTTATCGTCGGCGCCAATGGTCAGCTTGGTACTGCACTACGACAACGATACCCAGGCAGCCGATCTGCTGATGTAGGCGAACTTGATATTGCAGACCGCAATTCAGTTGAATCGTTTGACTGGTCAGGTATTTCGATCATTATGAATGCTGCCGCTTTCACCAATGTTGATGGTGCCGAGGCTTCAGAAGGACGCGTTGCCGCCTGGAAAGTAAACGCATCAGCAGTCGCAAACCTTGCCCGAGTCTGCCGCCAGCACGACATGACTCTCGTGCATATTTCCAGCGATTACGTCTTTGACGGCACGAAAGAACCCCACGCTGAAAATGAGCCGTTTAGCCCACTCAATGTCTACGGCGAGAGTAAGGCTGCTGGTGATCTCGTTGTTGAACAGCTAGAAAAATTCTATCTCCTCCGCACCACCTGGGTTATCGGCGAAGGTAAAAACTTCGTTCGTACCATGTTGGGACTCGCCGAGAAGAACATCTCGCCGACGGTGGTTAGCGATCAAATTGGCCGCCTGACATTCACGAGCGAACTCGTTCGGATTATTGATCATCTGTTAACTACACGGGCACCCTTCGGCACATACAACGCCACAAACGATGGCCCGCTTGCTTCTTGGGCAGACATCACCCGCCGTATCTTTAACCTAGCTGGACGTGACGACCTCACCGTTACTGACACGACAACCGCTGAGTACTTTGCTGGCAAAGAAGGCATTGCTCCTCGACCGCTCGGTAGCGATATGAGTCTCGACAAACTACACGCAACCGGTTTCATTAGCCACGACTGGACCGAAGACCTTCGTCAGTATATCAACAACGAGCAGCAGTCAGCCCACGCCTAGCGGGCTGCTGCCTCCTCTTGAATCTCTTTTGCTAATTTAGCCAGATTTTTTCTTGGTATATCTTCGTTACCAAAATAGCCACCACCAATAACGTGTTCAAGTTTTTCGAGGTGATCTTGATAGTCTGAACCTTGGACATTACGAAGCCACTCCCTGCCTTTTCTAAATGATGCAAGCTCACGATTACACGAATCGTGGAGAGTTTCCTTATCCGGCAGCGCCGCATCACTTTCAACAAATACGAGTGGAACATTTGGAGGAAATATCTTGTCAGCAATCCACATTGTGCGCGGCAAGTGATCTTGACCAGCAACGATCACGAGCGGAGTTTCCTCACTAAACTCAAAGCCATAAACACCATTCTCAATAGCAGTCGCAACATTGAGGAGGTTAGTATTCGTATCAACCGAATCGGGTTCCTCTATCACGCGATCCGCTGGTACGCCATGTTCTAGGGCTGACTCTTTCATAAGTACCGACTCACCAGTTCGTGGATAACTTTTGTACTCTTTAAGAAATGCTTTTGCTACCTCGTAGTTATTATCGGCATCGACCCCACACTTGGCCATAATATTATGAAACGCTTGGTGCGCTAGTTTGGATTTTACCTGCATCTGTTTGGCAACTTCATTAAAAATACCAAGATCCTTGTCTGCCAACAGCCGAAGCATCTGCCCCTCTGATATATGAGTAACGTCCTCGACATTCACGCCTGCAGCCTCAGCCAGAACTGGCAATGCAAACATCATATCAATATAGCGGTTGTGCATCCAAGCGGTAGGAATGACTTTTACATCTTCATTGCCTAGCTTACATGCCTCATGAAACAACTCGCTTGAAGTGGCAACATTCGACCGAGCGGATGCCGTGTCCGTAGTGTTTCGCTCTGGAAACGCTGGGTCATGATTTGGATCAACTACAATTTCACGACCAACACAAATGACTGCGCCCGCTGTTTTGAGCGCCTCTTTCACCGCCGCATTATTCCTGTCAACACTGGTAATATTATTATAACCAAAACTGTCTGGCACAAATGGTACGTAAGTAATGTCGCGCTTGCCGCCCAACGCCTCGGTAACTTCGCACATTAGCTGATGATGAAAGGCATAATCCTCATATTGCCGATCAGACTCTTGTACTGCTGTATTAGGTACCGAGGTCTGTTCCGGAGAGCCGGTGGCCTGTCCCTCAGACGGAACAGTGTTACCGTGATGAAATGTGTCTCTTTCTGGCATGTAGTAGTTTCCTTTTAGAGATAGAAGCTTCTCGCTGAAGACTATCTCATACAATACGTGTTTTACGATTTAGACTTTAGCAGATTTAGAGGAAAAAGTCAAGGATGATTCCTTGTATCACTTGGTGAAATATATGTTATAGTGGGTATGTAACACGAAGGAGGTTTATGAAAGGAATTATCTTAGCGGGTGGATCAGGTACACGATTGTGGCCAATTACCAAGGCAATCAGTAAGCAGCTGATGCCGATCTACGACAAACCGATGGTCTACTACCCCTTACAACACTGATGCAAGCTGGGATTCGTGATATTTTGATTATTACCACACCCGAAGAGCAAAGCGGCTTTCAACGACTACTGGGTAATGGTTCACAGTGGGGTATCAACTTACAATACGCCGTGCAACCAAGCCCAGACGGTCTCGCCCAGGCGTTCATCATTGGTGAGGAGTTTGTCGGTGACGATAAGGTGGCCTTGGTACTTGGTGACAATATTTTTTACGGCGCGGCACTTGATGATTCGTTACGGGCATGTACCGATCCGGAGGGCGGTGTCGTCTTTGCGTATGAGGTGTCTGATCCGGAACGCTATGGCGTCGTCGAGTTTGACAAAGACAATCAAGCAGTGTCAATTGAAGAAAAACCGGCCCAGCCAAAGTCAAACTTTGCGGTGGTTGGACTTTATTTCTATGACAACGATGTGATTGAAATTGCCAAAGGCGTTCAGCCGAGCGATCGTGGCGAGCTAGAGATTACTTCAGTCAACGCTGAATACCTACGCCGTGGCAAATTAAAAGTGCAAGCACTTGATAACGGTGATGTCTGGCTTGATACAGGAACTATCAGCAGCCTAACCGACGCCGAGGACTTCGTTCGTGTCGTTCAAACCCGTACTGGGCAAATCGTTGGTAGTCCAGAAAAAACTGCCTTTCAAAATGGTTGGATTACTCGCGAGCAGCTCGAGAAACTTGCCAAACCGCTCAAAAAATCAGGGTATGGAACATACTTGGTCTAGGATGTTCTACCCTATTTTTGGTAACTCACTACTGTAAAATTGATTTATCGTATACTAAGCAGCCATACTATTTACGGCTGCTTAGTCTATAAACAAGTCTGGAACAGTGCCGCTACTTTTCTTCGATATTTTTTCTCTTGGTAAAAATAACTAATCGAAACACTAGAAAGTTCCAAACCGCAAAAATTGCCGTTATGACAACCTTTGCCCACTGAATCTCTAATATATGGAAGTTAACGAGCGCATCAACTGCCGCCGAAGTAGCGAACAGGTTAAATACGCTCAGCAGCACATAGAGGATAATTTGTGTTTTTAGTGAGAAACGGTCATGTTCGTTGTGGCGAAAAACCTGTTTACGATTCATGGGGAAATTAAAGAAAAATCCAGACAAAAAACCAATACCACTTGCTAAAAACACCGGCAAGTGAGCGCCGTGATAAAGAATGTACGTCACCAACGTATCAATCAGTAACGTTACACCGCCAACAACACCAAACAAAAATATCTGGAAACTAATATTTTTCATACTGCCTTTATTAATCATAGCACACTCAACAACGATACATGTTTTATAGTATAATGAAAGGTATGTATAGAAAATTAGAGACCGCAGTTGTTATACCTTGTTATAACGAAGAAAAAATGATCACTCAAACGATCAAGAAATTACCAAAGTACATTGACCATGTTATAGCCGTTAATGATGCCAGCACTGATGACACCATTGGGGTTCTAAATAAATTAAAAAAGCAAAATGATCGACTGATTGTCGTTGACAACGAAACAAATCAAGGTGTCGGCGGCGCTCTCATCGCAGGATATAATTACGCTATTGAGCAGACCAAAGCGACCGCTATCGGGATCGTGGCGGGCGACGACCAGTTTGACTCGACATACCTCGAAGCAATGCTAGACGATTTTATCGATCAATCAGCAGATTACGTGAAAGCTAGCCGCTTCTTCCACCGAGAAGCCTTTAAGACTATGCCAAAATACCGGCAATTCGGCAATATTTTCATATCATTGCTAACAAAATTCTCGACTGGATATTATTCTATCACAGACATCACTAATGGCTGCGGTTGGCTACGCCGCGACATAATTGAAAAGGTCGATTTCTCCATAGTTGAAAAGCGCTACGACTATGAAACCAGCATGCTGACCGCCTTATCCATAGTCAATGCTAAAGTTATTGACCACGCCGTACCAGCTCATTACGGTGATGAGAAGTCAACTATTAAACTAATCCCAACCGCTTGGCGTAACCTCAAGGCCGTATGGAAGGGTTTTTGGCGACGAATTTACTATAAATACGTCCTGTATGGATTTCATCCCGTAGCCCTGTTCTTGTTTACTGGTATGTTTTTCTTGATTATCTCGCTGTTAATTGCAGCTTTCTTGTTGTATGTTAAATTATTCGCTCATCAATCACCGACCGCTGGCAGCGTTATGCTAGCTGTACTACCATTTATTTTAAGTGTACAGCTAGTTTTAACAGCGCTCACCATTGATGTCTCTAATGAGAACAACAATTTTAAGAAATAAACTACAGCTTGATATTGTTTACATCGCCGATACCATCAACGAGATGGTTTGGATGCATGGCTGATAAAAATTCCTCGTTACGAATACCGCTCATAAGGGCGATGCTGGTTGCACCGAGCTGCTGAGCCGCCGCGATGTCTGCTTCGGTGTCGCCAATGATAACGACTTCACTTGGCTTGTCCACTGTTTGCCTGACGATATCCGCCTTTTTCAGCAGCGTCCCCTCTTTCGTGTCGCTATGGCCCGACAAAATCTTTTCAAACAAATGCCGAATTCCCAAATGTTCAATCTGCCAATCAAGAGCATTTGCATTTCGTCTCAAGCTTAATAGATACAACTTGTTATCGTTTGCCCGTAACTGCTCTAGTGTGCGCAAACTATCCTTAAAGAGTTCATCCGCACCCAATTCTTCTTGCGACTCGATTCGGTCAATAAACAACTTGAGATATGCATCTTTTTCATTAATGCTCAGGCCGCTCAGTGGTAGTAGCCTGTCCCAAGACAGGTTAGCGCGCTTCATTTCCCAATATTCTTCTTTGTTAAGCGGAGTCCCGCCCAGCGCCTTAACACATTTTTCATAAACCCGATAGTGTCGCGGGGCAATATTAACCAACGTACCGTCAAAATCAACGAATATATTTTTATTATTTATACAATTTCTCCATTTCTTTAAGTTTATCTGGAAAAAACACTTCAGGATGATAATTAAGTAACTTCTCCGCTCGAGATATATCAATGACTATATCAGAGCCGCCGTCTTCGGATAAAACGGCAATGCGGCTCGTTGACTGCGTACTATCAACAATCGCCTGAGCCGTCTCTCGAATGGAAACGCCCCTACCTGTTCCAATATTGACTACACCGACTCCACTTGCATTAACCGCACATATAATACTATGAGCCACATCGTCAATATGTACATAATCACGCAGTACTTTTGCACCACGAATCGTCAAATCGTCACCAGCTTTCGCTGCTCGAATAAAGTTCGGTATCGCTCGGGCGATAGGATCATACCCGCCATACATCACTGAAAACCGCAAAATGGTTAACTCTTTATTCATTTTTTTTGCGTACGACTGAGCGATGAGCTCGCTAGCCATTTTAGTAGATCCATAGTACGAGCCGCCGGCGACGACGTTATCCTCTGTAATTGGACCGTGAATTTTCGACTGATCATACACTTCTGCCGTGCTGCCAATGATGATCTTCTCAGATTTTTCGCCAAAATGAGTCAGCAGGTTAATTGTTGCGTCTATATTACCTAGCCTTGCGTTATCAAGAGTGTCATCAGCAGCTGTTTTCGGTACAAACGCCGCCAAATGAACGATAGCATCAAACATTTCACTGCCCACCTGTTTGGTTGCTGATTCTATACTTTTTTGATCTGATAAATCACACCGTATCCAGCGACCAGTGAGACTATCTGGCTGAGACCGGCCCAAACAGATAATCTCCCAATCAGTTGGTGCCATTTCTAAGAAGCGTCTACCAACAAACCCTGAGGACCCCGTGATAAGAAGCTTCACTACAACTCCTGAAGAATACGGTCAAGCTCAGCAACACTCTCTTCAACAGTCTTCATATCTGACAGCACCGGCTCAAAGTCCATACCTCGGATCCACACCAAGCCATCCGGTAAGGGGTTGGTGTTGTTTTCAATCTTTGGCACAGCTTCACCATAACCAAGCTTAACGAACATTTCAGGCATATTTAGACCCGCCTGAGTAAAGAACTCGTGTGTCGTAAAGAAGCGACCGATGTTAATCTCTGTTGGGTTTGGTATGCCATTTTTGTCATACGCCATATCAACGCCAAACAAACCATCTGGTTTATCATCAACAGCCAGCACCGCTCGACGTGCAATATCATCCAGTTCGTCACTTGAATACGTAACGCCCGTACCAGTGGCGCCGGTCACGCCAGACGGTGAAATCTTTGCTAACTCCCAGTATAGTCGTTTACGGCCCTGCGCCACGACCAATTCACCATCCTTCCAGAGAGACATCCATGTAACAGTCTCCGGCTCGAGTAACTCAGACACAGTAAAGTTACCATCCCATGAGCCATTTTTTTCTTGAAAATCGAGCCAGTTTTTAGCGCTCTTAACGTCATGAACTGGAAGCGATCCACGCCCACCAGCGCCCGATATAGCCCGAATCCACATCGAGCCGCCCATCTCCTCGAGGAGCGCAGCCAAGTCAGTATCTCGGCCTTCTATCAGCTTAGTCTTTGGCACCTTAATGCCGGCCTTTTCCCAGAGCTTAAATGACTCAAACTTATCTTGCAAAATTTTCACCGTTTCCTTAGCCGGGAAAAATGTCTTGGCATTGATCTTTTCTCGATTTTCACTCAAGAAACCGACCTCGACATCATTCTGTGCGTGGACAAATTCAATCTTTTCTTTTTCG
Encoded proteins:
- a CDS encoding glycosyltransferase, yielding MYRKLETAVVIPCYNEEKMITQTIKKLPKYIDHVIAVNDASTDDTIGVLNKLKKQNDRLIVVDNETNQGVGGALIAGYNYAIEQTKATAIGIVAGDDQFDSTYLEAMLDDFIDQSADYVKASRFFHREAFKTMPKYRQFGNIFISLLTKFSTGYYSITDITNGCGWLRRDIIEKVDFSIVEKRYDYETSMLTALSIVNAKVIDHAVPAHYGDEKSTIKLIPTAWRNLKAVWKGFWRRIYYKYVLYGFHPVALFLFTGMFFLIISLLIAAFLLYVKLFAHQSPTAGSVMLAVLPFILSVQLVLTALTIDVSNENNNFKK
- a CDS encoding HAD hydrolase-like protein, coding for MVNIAPRHYRVYEKCVKALGGTPLNKEEYWEMKRANLSWDRLLPLSGLSINEKDAYLKLFIDRIESQEELGADELFKDSLRTLEQLRANDNKLYLLSLRRNANALDWQIEHLGIRHLFEKILSGHSDTKEGTLLKKADIVRQTVDKPSEVVIIGDTEADIAAAQQLGATSIALMSGIRNEEFLSAMHPNHLVDGIGDVNNIKL
- a CDS encoding NAD-dependent epimerase/dehydratase family protein produces the protein MAPTDWEIICLGRSQPDSLTGRWIRCDLSDQKSIESATKQVGSEMFDAIVHLAAFVPKTAADDTLDNARLGNIDATINLLTHFGEKSEKIIIGSTAEVYDQSKIHGPITEDNVVAGGSYYGSTKMASELIAQSYAKKMNKELTILRFSVMYGGYDPIARAIPNFIRAAKAGDDLTIRGAKVLRDYVHIDDVAHSIICAVNASGVGVVNIGTGRGVSIRETAQAIVDSTQSTSRIAVLSEDGGSDIVIDISRAEKLLNYHPEVFFPDKLKEMEKLYK
- a CDS encoding carboxylate--amine ligase, with the translated sequence MKRILVTGAGGSPSANFIRSLRAADEEYYIVGTDADKYYLQRAEVDARYLAPLASDPKYTDFLNYVIEKEKIEFVHAQNDVEVGFLSENREKINAKTFFPAKETVKILQDKFESFKLWEKAGIKVPKTKLIEGRDTDLAALLEEMGGSMWIRAISGAGGRGSLPVHDVKSAKNWLDFQEKNGSWDGNFTVSELLEPETVTWMSLWKDGELVVAQGRKRLYWELAKISPSGVTGATGTGVTYSSDELDDIARRAVLAVDDKPDGLFGVDMAYDKNGIPNPTEINIGRFFTTHEFFTQAGLNMPEMFVKLGYGEAVPKIENNTNPLPDGLVWIRGMDFEPVLSDMKTVEESVAELDRILQEL